One part of the Lapillicoccus jejuensis genome encodes these proteins:
- a CDS encoding DUF2207 domain-containing protein, with protein sequence MTRARALLAVVGAALLLLLLPATGTAAAVGSVGSAASGEDRMSDVAVDIVLDAEGGATFTERITYVFGPGEHHGIFRSVVTRQAVEGSDVDTYRYYDLSDVTASSPTGAAADVAVQDEGSVQRIRVGDADRTVDGTQQYVVRYHLAHVMNAFSDHVELFYNVFKDDSVPKDRLSISVSGPSGTSVTQARCTLGQGEGTPCATQDAGTTARFAATDVASGEDVTIATSLPRTGFGTITPDLRQGTSGYSPQQAKVLSGLALGGGVLVPLLALGLMGTLVATRGRDERYAGLTPGLTPGSPAATGATGPAPVVRGGAAPVVAVQFTPPAGVQPGMVGVLWDESADTVDVSATVIDLAVRGYLRIEETSRGGAFSRTDWELTRLVPDPAQPPLTRYESTVLEGLFATSNPVRLSDLKYHFASTLGAAKREMYDEVVQRGWFRRSPQSQRAGWQALGFVLIGAGVVSLFALGAATYAIDRSGGFDLGVPSGVVLGVGLILAGVVFRVLGKRMAARTAEGSAVTAQALGFKEYLETAEADQIRFEEAQSVFSRYLPYAIVFGCADRWARTFQQVAEAAAAAGQPLLMPSWYLWSGGGFPDFTRIADGAGDFASSANGTFAATATSGSSGGSGFGGGSFGGGGVGGSSSGSW encoded by the coding sequence GTGACCCGCGCCCGCGCCCTCCTCGCGGTGGTCGGCGCGGCGCTCCTCCTGCTCCTGCTCCCCGCCACCGGTACGGCGGCCGCGGTCGGCTCGGTCGGCTCGGCCGCCTCCGGCGAGGACCGGATGAGCGACGTGGCCGTCGACATCGTCCTCGACGCCGAGGGCGGCGCGACCTTCACCGAGCGGATCACGTACGTCTTCGGCCCGGGCGAGCACCACGGGATCTTCCGCTCCGTCGTCACCCGGCAGGCGGTGGAGGGCTCCGACGTCGACACCTACCGCTACTACGACCTCTCCGACGTCACGGCCAGCAGCCCGACCGGAGCGGCCGCCGACGTCGCGGTGCAGGACGAGGGGTCGGTGCAGCGGATCCGGGTCGGCGACGCGGACAGGACGGTGGACGGCACCCAGCAGTACGTCGTGCGCTACCACCTGGCGCACGTGATGAACGCGTTCAGCGACCACGTCGAGCTGTTCTACAACGTCTTCAAGGACGACAGCGTCCCGAAGGACCGGCTGAGCATCAGCGTCTCCGGTCCGTCCGGGACGAGCGTGACCCAGGCCCGGTGCACCCTCGGGCAGGGCGAGGGCACCCCGTGCGCGACGCAGGACGCCGGGACGACCGCCCGGTTCGCCGCGACCGACGTCGCCTCCGGCGAGGACGTCACGATCGCCACCAGCCTGCCGCGGACCGGGTTCGGCACCATCACGCCGGACCTGCGCCAGGGCACGAGCGGGTACAGCCCGCAGCAGGCGAAGGTGCTCAGCGGTCTCGCGCTCGGCGGCGGCGTCCTCGTGCCGCTCCTCGCGCTCGGCCTCATGGGCACCCTCGTCGCCACCCGCGGCCGCGACGAGCGGTACGCCGGCCTCACGCCCGGCCTGACCCCGGGGTCGCCGGCGGCGACCGGCGCGACCGGGCCGGCACCCGTCGTGCGCGGAGGCGCCGCCCCCGTCGTCGCCGTGCAGTTCACGCCGCCGGCCGGGGTGCAACCCGGCATGGTCGGCGTGCTGTGGGACGAGAGCGCGGACACCGTCGACGTGTCGGCGACGGTCATCGACCTCGCCGTCCGCGGCTACCTGCGGATCGAGGAGACGAGCAGGGGCGGGGCCTTCTCGCGCACCGACTGGGAGCTGACCCGGCTCGTCCCCGACCCGGCCCAGCCGCCGCTGACCCGTTACGAGTCGACCGTGCTGGAGGGCCTGTTCGCGACGTCGAACCCGGTGCGGCTCTCGGACCTGAAGTACCACTTCGCCTCGACCCTCGGCGCGGCCAAGCGCGAGATGTACGACGAGGTCGTCCAACGGGGCTGGTTCCGTCGGTCGCCGCAGTCGCAGCGCGCCGGGTGGCAGGCGCTCGGCTTCGTGCTCATCGGCGCCGGCGTCGTCTCGCTCTTCGCCCTCGGCGCCGCCACCTACGCCATCGACCGGTCGGGTGGGTTCGACCTCGGCGTCCCCTCGGGCGTCGTGCTCGGCGTCGGTCTGATCCTGGCCGGCGTCGTCTTCCGGGTCCTCGGCAAGCGGATGGCGGCGCGCACCGCGGAGGGCTCCGCCGTCACCGCGCAGGCCCTCGGCTTCAAGGAGTACCTCGAGACGGCCGAGGCGGACCAGATCCGGTTCGAGGAGGCCCAGTCGGTCTTCAGCCGCTACCTGCCCTACGCCATCGTCTTCGGCTGCGCCGACCGCTGGGCCCGGACCTTCCAGCAGGTCGCCGAGGCGGCGGCCGCCGCCGGGCAGCCGCTGCTCATGCCCTCCTGGTACCTGTGGAGCGGCGGCGGGTTCCCCGACTTCACCCGCATCGCCGACGGCGCCGGCGACTTCGCCTCGAGCGCGAACGGCACCTTCGCGGCGACGGCCACGTCCGGGTCCTCCGGGGGCAGCGGTTTCGGTGGCGGGTCCTTCGGCGGCGGCGGCGTGGGCGGGAGCAGCTCCGGGTCCTGGTGA
- the smpB gene encoding SsrA-binding protein SmpB — protein sequence MVKEQGRKVVASNRKARHDYLIGDTYEAGLALWGTEVKALRAGRCSLVDGFAQFTGGELWLEGVHIPEYTQGTWTNHAPRRRRKLLLHKVELDKIDAATRESGRTIVPLQVYFKDGRAKVEIAIATGKKLYDKRHALRERQDRREAERAMSVREHR from the coding sequence GTGGTCAAGGAACAGGGGCGCAAGGTCGTCGCGAGCAACCGCAAGGCCCGGCACGACTACCTCATCGGGGACACCTACGAGGCAGGCCTCGCGCTGTGGGGCACCGAGGTCAAGGCGCTGCGTGCCGGCCGGTGCTCGCTCGTCGACGGGTTCGCCCAGTTCACCGGCGGTGAGCTGTGGCTCGAGGGCGTGCACATCCCCGAGTACACGCAGGGCACCTGGACCAACCACGCCCCCCGGCGGCGCCGCAAGCTGCTGCTGCACAAGGTCGAGCTCGACAAGATCGACGCGGCGACCCGCGAGAGCGGACGCACGATCGTGCCGCTGCAGGTCTACTTCAAGGACGGCCGGGCCAAGGTGGAGATCGCCATCGCCACCGGCAAGAAGCTCTACGACAAGCGCCACGCGCTGCGCGAGCGGCAGGACCGCCGCGAGGCGGAGAGGGCGATGAGCGTGCGGGAGCACCGGTGA
- a CDS encoding M23 family metallopeptidase — MRSTVRRRTAAVAAAVLGAAVLGVVAPQAGSADTGDDKKAADQRAAAAANALEDISGQLVGAWKAYNATAAQLPAAQKKLDTASALERAAQQRNDAVAAQLSVAQANEARAVEQQQQNAAQLQQTQDALDGFAADVFQGGGDSQLAVALGTQSAGDFADRLVMADTVTSLTNSAITDLQNARAEDAAQKAYLTSVRAQIAALKVQAQQALAAATTAREDAASAKASLDRLVATERSQLAALNAQKAAEQGRLAAAQADQARLQAMLVEQARRAAAAAAAARAKGAYVAVQGGTGFLSRPGSAPITSPFGLRFHPILHVWKLHTGTDFGMACGTPVYAAADGTVLSAGWGGGDGNRIVIDHGIVSGVDLASTYNHLSRFVVTGGHVSRGQLIAYSGTTGYSTGCHLHFETLENGSFVNPMTWLS, encoded by the coding sequence GTGAGGTCGACGGTCCGGCGGCGCACCGCCGCGGTGGCCGCCGCGGTGCTCGGCGCGGCGGTGCTCGGCGTCGTCGCCCCGCAGGCCGGCTCGGCCGACACCGGCGACGACAAGAAGGCGGCCGACCAGCGCGCCGCCGCCGCCGCGAACGCGCTGGAGGACATCTCCGGTCAGCTCGTCGGGGCCTGGAAGGCGTACAACGCGACCGCCGCGCAGCTGCCCGCCGCGCAGAAGAAGCTCGACACGGCGTCGGCGCTCGAGCGGGCCGCGCAGCAGCGCAACGACGCCGTCGCGGCGCAGCTGTCGGTCGCCCAGGCCAACGAGGCCCGGGCCGTCGAGCAGCAGCAGCAGAACGCCGCGCAGCTCCAGCAGACCCAGGACGCCCTCGACGGCTTCGCCGCCGACGTCTTCCAGGGCGGCGGGGACTCCCAGCTCGCGGTCGCGCTCGGCACCCAGTCGGCCGGCGACTTCGCCGACCGGCTCGTCATGGCCGACACCGTGACGTCGCTGACCAACTCGGCCATCACCGACCTGCAGAACGCGCGCGCCGAGGACGCGGCCCAGAAGGCGTACCTCACCTCCGTCCGCGCCCAGATCGCCGCCCTCAAGGTGCAGGCCCAGCAGGCGCTCGCGGCGGCGACGACCGCGCGCGAGGACGCCGCCTCGGCGAAGGCGTCGCTCGACCGGCTGGTGGCCACCGAGCGCAGCCAGCTCGCCGCGCTCAACGCGCAGAAGGCCGCCGAGCAGGGGCGCCTCGCCGCGGCGCAGGCCGACCAGGCCCGGCTGCAGGCCATGCTCGTCGAGCAGGCCCGCCGCGCCGCCGCGGCCGCCGCGGCGGCACGCGCCAAGGGCGCGTACGTCGCCGTGCAGGGCGGCACCGGCTTCCTCAGCCGCCCCGGCAGCGCGCCGATCACCTCGCCCTTCGGGCTGCGGTTCCACCCGATCCTGCACGTGTGGAAGCTGCACACCGGCACCGACTTCGGGATGGCCTGCGGCACCCCCGTCTACGCGGCCGCCGACGGCACCGTCCTCAGCGCCGGCTGGGGCGGCGGCGACGGCAACCGGATCGTCATCGACCACGGCATCGTCAGCGGCGTCGACCTCGCGTCGACGTACAACCACCTCAGCCGCTTCGTCGTCACCGGCGGCCACGTCAGCCGCGGCCAGCTCATCGCCTACTCGGGCACGACGGGCTACTCCACCGGCTGCCACCTGCACTTCGAGACCCTCGAGAACGGCTCGTTCGTCAACCCCATGACGTGGCTGTCCTGA
- the ftsX gene encoding permease-like cell division protein FtsX gives MRLTFMLGEIVGGLRRNVSMAVSVVLVTMISMFLLGLGLLAQRQVDTMKDYWYDRVQVSIFLCVDKSLYPSCADTATTPQQKAAIKAQLDQMKPLVKDVYYESQAQAYARFKEQFRNSPLGDQATERAFADSYRVSLTDPDKFDVIASSFDGAPGVGKVQDQKQLLNKFFTFMNVVSWAAITLAVLMVLCAALLMATTIRQNAFSRRRETGIMRLVGASNLTIQLPFIMETVVASIVGAGLAVGLLWATVQYGVAGYLSKALTDTAFIGTADVVSIAPYVVAGVVLLAVLTSGTTLRRYLRV, from the coding sequence ATGCGCCTCACCTTCATGCTCGGCGAGATCGTCGGCGGCCTGCGCCGCAACGTCTCCATGGCGGTCTCGGTCGTCCTCGTGACGATGATCTCGATGTTCCTGCTCGGCCTCGGCCTGCTCGCGCAGCGCCAGGTCGACACCATGAAGGACTACTGGTACGACCGGGTGCAGGTCTCGATCTTCCTGTGCGTCGACAAGTCGCTCTACCCCTCCTGCGCGGACACGGCCACGACGCCGCAGCAGAAGGCGGCGATCAAGGCCCAGCTCGACCAGATGAAGCCGCTGGTCAAGGACGTCTACTACGAGTCGCAGGCGCAGGCCTACGCGCGCTTCAAGGAACAGTTCCGCAACAGCCCGCTGGGGGACCAGGCCACCGAGCGCGCGTTCGCCGACTCCTACCGCGTCTCGCTCACCGACCCGGACAAGTTCGACGTCATCGCGTCCTCGTTCGACGGGGCGCCGGGCGTGGGCAAGGTGCAGGACCAGAAGCAGCTGCTCAACAAGTTCTTCACCTTCATGAACGTCGTGTCGTGGGCGGCGATCACCCTCGCGGTCCTCATGGTGCTGTGCGCCGCGCTGCTCATGGCCACGACGATCCGGCAGAACGCCTTCAGCCGACGGCGCGAGACCGGGATCATGCGGCTCGTCGGCGCCAGCAACCTCACGATCCAGCTGCCGTTCATCATGGAGACGGTGGTCGCCTCCATCGTGGGCGCCGGTCTCGCGGTCGGGCTGCTCTGGGCGACGGTGCAGTACGGCGTCGCGGGCTACCTCAGCAAGGCGCTCACCGACACCGCCTTCATCGGCACGGCCGACGTCGTGTCCATCGCCCCGTACGTCGTCGCGGGGGTGGTGCTGCTGGCCGTGCTCACCTCCGGGACCACCCTGCGTCGCTACCTGAGGGTCTGA
- the ftsE gene encoding cell division ATP-binding protein FtsE: protein MIIFDHVSKTYPRTTRPALDDVSLEVERGEFVFVVGQSGSGKSTLLRLVLREDVPTSGRILVAGRNVARLPDRKVPRLRREIGTVFQDFRLLPGKTVYANVAFALQVIGTSRSTIRQTVPETLAMVGLEGKEKRLPHELSGGEQQRVAIARAVVNKPAILLADEPTGNLDPATSADIVALLERINRRGTTVVMATHDHEIVNSYRKRVVELQTGVLQRDVAGGSYEVTGSVLPVPARAAEQAVRRGDWLEPHEEPLPDGAEAGDEDLVPVAAGASYGLEEVREPDPAPAAPARRGFLRRR from the coding sequence ATGATCATCTTCGACCACGTCAGCAAGACCTACCCGCGCACGACGCGGCCGGCGCTGGACGACGTCTCGCTCGAGGTCGAGCGCGGCGAGTTCGTCTTCGTCGTCGGCCAGTCCGGGTCGGGCAAGTCGACCCTGCTGCGGCTCGTGCTGCGCGAGGACGTGCCCACGTCCGGGCGGATCCTCGTCGCCGGCCGCAACGTCGCCCGGCTGCCCGACCGCAAGGTCCCGCGGCTGCGCCGCGAGATCGGCACCGTCTTCCAGGACTTCCGCCTGCTGCCCGGCAAGACCGTCTACGCCAACGTCGCCTTCGCCCTGCAGGTCATCGGCACCTCGCGCTCGACGATCCGCCAGACCGTCCCCGAGACCCTCGCCATGGTCGGCCTCGAGGGCAAGGAGAAGCGGCTGCCGCACGAGCTGTCCGGCGGTGAGCAGCAGCGCGTGGCCATCGCCCGCGCCGTCGTCAACAAGCCGGCGATCCTGCTCGCCGACGAGCCGACCGGCAACCTCGACCCGGCCACCAGCGCGGACATCGTCGCGCTGCTCGAGCGGATCAACCGCCGCGGCACGACCGTCGTCATGGCCACCCACGACCACGAGATCGTCAACAGCTACCGCAAGCGCGTCGTCGAGCTGCAGACCGGCGTGCTCCAGCGCGACGTCGCCGGCGGGTCCTACGAGGTCACCGGCTCGGTCCTGCCCGTCCCGGCCCGCGCCGCCGAGCAGGCCGTCCGCCGCGGCGACTGGCTCGAGCCGCACGAGGAGCCGCTGCCCGACGGCGCCGAGGCCGGTGACGAGGACCTCGTGCCCGTCGCCGCCGGGGCGTCGTACGGGCTCGAGGAGGTGCGCGAGCCGGACCCCGCGCCCGCCGCCCCCGCCCGCCGCGGCTTCCTGCGTCGTCGCTGA
- the prfB gene encoding peptide chain release factor 2, which produces MAVDFPEEIKSLRATMESVRQVTDLSQLERRIGDLEQQASAQDLWDDPEHAQQVTSALSRANAERDRVLGMDQRIEDLEVLVEMGTEDGGDAETMAEAERELASLQKAVGELEVRTLLSGEYDEREAVVTIRAGAGGVDAADFAEMLMRMYLRWAERHDYPTKVMDTSYAEEAGLKSATFEVNVPYAFGHLTVEAGTHRLVRISPFDNQGRRQTSFAAVEVIPLIESDDSIEIPENEIKVDVFRSSGPGGQSVNTTDSAVRMTHIPTGIVVSMQNEKSQIQNRAAALRVLQSRLLLVRKAEEDAAKKEMAGDIKASWGDQMRSYVLQPYQMVKDLRTEVETGNPTAVFDGDIDGFIEAGIRWRIEQEKAAARG; this is translated from the coding sequence GTGGCCGTCGACTTCCCCGAAGAGATCAAGAGCCTGCGGGCGACCATGGAGTCGGTCCGGCAGGTGACCGACCTGTCGCAGCTCGAGCGCCGGATCGGCGACCTGGAGCAGCAGGCCTCCGCGCAGGACCTGTGGGACGACCCGGAGCACGCGCAGCAGGTCACCTCCGCCCTCTCGCGCGCCAACGCCGAGCGTGACCGCGTCCTCGGGATGGACCAGCGCATCGAGGACCTCGAGGTCCTCGTCGAGATGGGCACCGAGGACGGCGGCGACGCCGAGACGATGGCCGAGGCCGAGCGCGAGCTGGCCTCGCTGCAGAAGGCCGTCGGTGAGCTCGAGGTGCGCACGCTGCTGTCGGGGGAGTACGACGAGCGCGAGGCCGTCGTGACGATCCGCGCGGGCGCCGGCGGCGTCGACGCCGCCGACTTCGCCGAGATGCTCATGCGGATGTACCTGCGCTGGGCCGAGCGGCACGACTACCCGACCAAGGTCATGGACACCTCCTACGCCGAGGAGGCGGGCCTGAAGTCGGCCACCTTCGAGGTCAACGTGCCCTACGCCTTCGGCCACCTCACCGTGGAGGCCGGCACGCACCGCCTCGTGCGGATCAGCCCGTTCGACAACCAGGGCCGCCGGCAGACCTCCTTCGCCGCGGTCGAGGTCATCCCGCTCATCGAGTCCGACGACTCCATCGAGATCCCCGAGAACGAGATCAAGGTCGACGTCTTCCGCTCCTCCGGCCCCGGCGGCCAGTCGGTCAACACGACCGACTCCGCGGTCCGGATGACGCACATCCCCACCGGGATCGTCGTCTCGATGCAGAACGAGAAGAGCCAGATCCAGAACCGCGCCGCCGCCCTGCGCGTCCTCCAGTCCCGCCTGCTGCTCGTGCGCAAGGCCGAGGAGGACGCGGCGAAGAAGGAGATGGCCGGCGACATCAAGGCCAGCTGGGGCGACCAGATGCGCTCCTACGTCCTGCAGCCGTACCAGATGGTCAAGGACCTGCGCACCGAGGTCGAGACCGGCAACCCGACCGCCGTGTTCGACGGCGACATCGACGGGTTCATCGAGGCTGGCATCCGCTGGCGCATCGAGCAGGAGAAGGCCGCCGCCCGCGGCTGA
- a CDS encoding DUF1810 domain-containing protein, giving the protein MSDLSPDPERFVTAQDEHGTYDAALAELRRGRKTSHWMWFVLPQLLGLGQSAMAQRYGVRGLAEARAYLAHPVLGPRLRECGEALLALGTSDVESVLGGIDAMKLRSSMTLFAHAADGEADVFRAVLDRFFDGDEDEATLALLDGRSGLSGRAATP; this is encoded by the coding sequence GTGAGCGACCTCTCCCCCGACCCGGAGCGCTTCGTCACCGCCCAGGACGAGCACGGCACGTACGACGCCGCCCTCGCCGAGCTGCGCCGCGGCCGCAAGACGAGCCACTGGATGTGGTTCGTCCTGCCCCAGCTGCTAGGGCTCGGGCAGAGCGCGATGGCGCAGCGGTACGGCGTCCGCGGGCTCGCCGAGGCGCGCGCCTACCTCGCCCACCCGGTCCTCGGGCCGCGGCTGCGCGAGTGCGGCGAGGCGCTGCTCGCCCTCGGCACCTCGGACGTCGAGTCGGTGCTCGGCGGGATCGACGCGATGAAGCTGCGCTCGTCGATGACGCTCTTCGCGCACGCGGCGGACGGCGAGGCGGACGTGTTCCGTGCGGTGCTCGACCGGTTCTTCGACGGCGACGAGGACGAGGCGACGCTCGCGCTGCTGGATGGTCGGTCCGGCCTCAGTGGACGTGCTGCAACACCATGA
- a CDS encoding alpha/beta fold hydrolase yields MTDTDPARAVDLAFDRSGPVGAPAVVLLHGWPGDRTDWASVSDLLAADHDVVVPDLRGFGASYEPGRDDGADPAASYGASPQAGYVARLVESLGLEGPVVAGYDVGSRVAQALAREHPEQVRALVLTPPVPGVGRRVLEPEPQREFWYQAFHQLALAEQLLDGDERAVRAYLRHFWSHWSGPALPDDLVEAQLDHLAPLYARPGAFTASVGWYRAGSGTIARAAVEDSGPRPAPITVPTTVQWPEHDPLFPPAWSDRLGETFADHTLEHVPGVGHFAPVEYPDRLADAIRAAAR; encoded by the coding sequence ATGACCGACACGGACCCCGCACGCGCCGTCGACCTGGCCTTCGACCGCTCCGGGCCGGTGGGCGCGCCCGCCGTCGTGCTGCTGCACGGCTGGCCGGGCGACCGCACCGACTGGGCGTCGGTGAGCGACCTGCTCGCCGCGGATCACGACGTCGTCGTGCCGGACCTGCGCGGGTTCGGGGCGTCGTACGAGCCGGGGCGGGACGACGGCGCCGACCCGGCGGCGTCGTACGGGGCCTCGCCGCAGGCGGGGTACGTCGCCCGGCTCGTCGAGTCGCTGGGGCTGGAGGGGCCGGTCGTCGCGGGGTACGACGTCGGCAGCCGGGTCGCGCAGGCGCTGGCCCGCGAGCACCCGGAGCAGGTGCGCGCCCTCGTGCTCACCCCGCCGGTGCCGGGGGTCGGGCGGCGGGTGCTCGAGCCGGAGCCGCAGCGCGAGTTCTGGTACCAGGCCTTCCACCAGCTCGCGCTCGCCGAGCAGCTGCTCGACGGGGATGAGCGGGCCGTGCGCGCCTACCTGCGGCACTTCTGGTCGCACTGGTCGGGGCCGGCGCTGCCGGACGACCTCGTCGAGGCGCAGCTGGACCACCTCGCGCCGCTCTACGCCCGGCCGGGCGCATTCACCGCGTCGGTCGGGTGGTACCGCGCCGGCTCCGGCACCATCGCCCGGGCCGCCGTCGAGGACTCCGGCCCGCGGCCGGCGCCGATCACCGTCCCCACGACGGTGCAGTGGCCCGAGCACGACCCGCTCTTCCCGCCGGCGTGGTCGGACCGGCTCGGTGAGACGTTCGCCGACCACACCCTCGAGCACGTGCCCGGCGTCGGTCACTTCGCGCCGGTCGAGTACCCCGACCGGCTGGCCGACGCGATCCGCGCCGCCGCCCGCTGA
- a CDS encoding pilus assembly protein TadG-related protein → MRGVLGSVRRRLAGLRSRRRDGGQLSILVVGLMVVVLVVILGGMDATAAQLARTRLLDAADAAALDAADAIDEQQAYMQGIGTSVTVSDATVASAAAANLASTPRPQGVSSWRIGPGTGTPDGRTAVVVVQGDADLPFASGVLSFLGGSVTITVVGRARSDLR, encoded by the coding sequence GTGCGCGGGGTGCTCGGGTCGGTACGGCGCCGCCTGGCGGGACTGCGGAGCCGGCGGCGCGACGGCGGCCAGCTGTCGATCCTCGTCGTCGGGTTGATGGTCGTGGTGCTCGTCGTCATCCTCGGCGGGATGGACGCGACGGCCGCGCAGCTGGCGCGCACCCGTCTGCTCGACGCCGCCGACGCGGCCGCCCTCGACGCGGCGGACGCGATCGACGAGCAGCAGGCCTACATGCAGGGGATCGGCACCTCGGTCACGGTCAGTGACGCCACTGTCGCCTCGGCCGCCGCGGCGAACCTCGCGAGCACCCCACGACCGCAGGGGGTCTCGTCGTGGCGGATCGGCCCGGGGACGGGGACCCCGGACGGGCGCACCGCGGTCGTCGTCGTCCAGGGCGACGCCGACCTGCCCTTCGCGTCGGGCGTGCTGTCCTTCCTCGGCGGGTCGGTGACGATCACCGTCGTCGGCCGCGCCCGCTCCGATCTGCGGTGA
- a CDS encoding pilus assembly protein: MRPRLRPAALLRLRVRLGRADSGRAILEFVVVGVLLLVPMVYLVLVVGRLQAASYAVSAAAREGGRAFVTAPQEMQAPGRAQVAASIPLGDFGFEGQGATTYRCDGSPCLRPEGRIAVTETVQVALPWVPDFLAGSLPTSVPVSATHVVTAERFAGR; encoded by the coding sequence GTGAGGCCGCGTCTGCGTCCAGCAGCGCTGTTGCGGCTGCGGGTCCGGCTGGGGCGGGCGGACTCGGGGCGCGCGATCCTCGAGTTCGTCGTCGTCGGGGTGCTGCTGCTCGTGCCGATGGTCTACCTCGTGCTCGTCGTCGGTCGGCTGCAGGCGGCGTCGTACGCCGTCTCGGCGGCGGCCCGCGAGGGTGGGCGGGCGTTCGTCACCGCGCCCCAGGAGATGCAGGCGCCCGGGCGCGCGCAGGTCGCAGCGTCGATCCCGTTGGGGGACTTCGGGTTCGAGGGGCAGGGGGCGACGACGTACCGCTGCGACGGGTCGCCGTGCCTGCGGCCCGAGGGGCGGATCGCGGTGACCGAGACGGTGCAGGTGGCGCTGCCGTGGGTGCCCGACTTCCTCGCCGGGTCGCTGCCGACGTCGGTGCCGGTGAGCGCGACGCACGTCGTCACGGCCGAGCGGTTCGCGGGGCGGTGA
- a CDS encoding TadE family protein, translating into MTPYGARWCARARHRWAAARRDRGNAVAEFAMVSVLVVVIGMGVLQLALVLHVRNTLVSCASEGALLGARLGAQPGEGAARTRDLAQRSLAAAYSQDVTQTTVTTPDGVQVVEVTVVAPLPVLGLLGPSGSLTVHGRAFLESQR; encoded by the coding sequence GTGACGCCGTACGGCGCCCGGTGGTGCGCGCGAGCGCGGCACCGCTGGGCCGCTGCCCGACGCGACCGCGGCAACGCGGTGGCGGAGTTCGCCATGGTCTCGGTGCTCGTCGTCGTCATCGGGATGGGGGTGCTGCAGCTCGCGCTCGTCCTGCACGTGCGCAACACGCTCGTCTCGTGCGCGTCCGAGGGGGCGCTGCTCGGCGCCCGGCTGGGGGCGCAGCCGGGGGAGGGGGCGGCCCGCACGCGCGACCTGGCGCAGCGCTCGCTCGCGGCCGCCTACTCGCAGGACGTCACCCAGACGACGGTGACGACCCCGGACGGCGTCCAGGTCGTCGAGGTCACCGTCGTCGCGCCGCTGCCGGTGCTCGGGCTGCTCGGTCCGTCCGGGTCGCTGACCGTGCACGGGCGCGCGTTCCTGGAGTCGCAGCGGTGA